GCCCGGATCCACAAGAGCGATCCGGGACACCCCGATGTCTGCACGGTCTACCGCTTTCACAAGGCCTTAAGCCCCGGGGAAGGGCCGCAGATCGAGGTCGACTGCAAAGCGGGAAGGATCGGCTGCGTACAATGTAAGCGGAACCTGTCGAGCCGGTTGCAGGCGGTGATGACCCCGCTCCAGGAACGCCGGCGGGCCTTCACAGAGGTGCCGGGGCGGGTCGACGAGATCCTCGAAGCCGGCTCAAGCCGGGCCCGGGCCGTCGCCGAGAGGACGCTGGCCGAGGTCCGCGAGGCGATGGGGATCTGAGCGGCCGGTCCAGACGGCCCCGGGCGGAAAGAACCGACCGATCATCAGGGGCGGCCGGAAGCGGAGGAGGGCGGGTGGCCAGTGTTCGGCAGGGCCGATAGCGAGCCGCAGTACCAGCTGAAGCTACCCGTCTTCGAGGGGCCTTTGGACCTCCTTCTGCACTTGATCCAGAAGCAGGAGCTGAACATCTACGACATCCCCATCGCCGCCGTCACCGAGCAGTATGTGGCCTATCTGGCGACCATGCGGGAGCTGGATCTGGAGATCGCCAGCGAGTTCCTGGTCATGGCGGCCACCCTCTTGGCGCTCAAGGCCCGCCAACTGCTGCCGAAGCCGGAGAAGGCCGAACCGCTTGACGGCGAGGAGGAAGAGATCGACCCGCGCCAGGCCTTGGTGGACAGCCTCATCGAGTACCGGCGCTACAAGGAGGTCGCGGCGGCCCTCAGGGGGATGGAAGAGACTCAGGCCCTTCGGTTCTGGCGTCCGCCCGAGGAGGCCCAACCCGTGCCCCCCGGGCTCTCGCCGGAGGTGACCCTGGCCGACCTGGTGGCCGCCCTTCGTCAAGTGGCGGAGAGCCTGTCGCCGGAGGAACCGGCCCTGATCAAACGGGACGAGATCACCCTGCGCGATAAGATGAGGCAGC
This genomic stretch from Bacillota bacterium harbors:
- a CDS encoding segregation/condensation protein A; the protein is MFGRADSEPQYQLKLPVFEGPLDLLLHLIQKQELNIYDIPIAAVTEQYVAYLATMRELDLEIASEFLVMAATLLALKARQLLPKPEKAEPLDGEEEEIDPRQALVDSLIEYRRYKEVAAALRGMEETQALRFWRPPEEAQPVPPGLSPEVTLADLVAALRQVAESLSPEEPALIKRDEITLRDKMRQLLRRLSLSRKGLNFGQITGSNPSRLNVVVSFLAVLELIRQRRVVVQQPMPFGEMIVYYRPPDAHEAAVAGEVSS